The following proteins come from a genomic window of Asterias amurensis chromosome 15, ASM3211899v1:
- the LOC139948004 gene encoding GPI-anchor transamidase-like isoform X2, whose translation MVSPCATSVEQEQNVKGFFKSGHTNNWAVLVCTSRFWFNYRHVANTLSIYRSVKRLGIPDSQIILMLADDMACNARNPRPATVFNNANQHINVYGDDVEVDYRGYEVTVENFIRVLTGRLPPGTPRSKRLMTDDRSNILVYMTGHGGENFLKFQDAEEISNVELAHAFEQMWQKKRYHEVLYIIDTCQAVSMFQLFYSPNILSVGSSQVGEDSLSHHVDPAIGVYVIDRYTYYALEFLEKVSPNSKKTMADFFQVCPQQVCRSTPGIRTDLFRRDIKTVPITDFFGSVRNVELSSTTIALSNETETTERVQFPEKEEGPKDKEIKRFSFVEQLPAVEKNSEKGTYHQKVQFSSEFVLASSALLAVVVVVLLSRIAS comes from the exons ATGGTTTCACCTTGTGCTACCTCTGTAGAG CAGGAGCAAAACGTCAAAGGTTTCTTTAAAAGTGGACATACAAATAATTGGGCTGTATTG GTGTGCACGTCGCGATTCTGGTTCAATTATCGCCATGTTGCAAACACCTTATCCATCTATCGCAGTGTGAAGCGACTCGGTATACCAGACAGTCAAATCATTCTAATGTTAGCTGATGATATGGCTTGCAATGCACGGAACCCAAGACCAG CGACTGTTTTCAACAACGCCAATCAGCATATCAATGTGTATGGGGACGATGTAGAAGTTGACTACAGAGGCTATGAG GTGACTGTGGAAAACTTCATCCGAGTTCTGACTGGACGTCTCCCACCAGGGACCCCTCGTTCCAAACGCTTGATGACGGACGATCGCAGCAACATCCTCGTCTACATGACCGGCCACGGTGGAGAAAACTTCCTGAAATTTCAAGACGCTGAGGAAATCTCCAATGTGGAATTGGCTCATGCGTTTGAGCAAATGTGGCAGAAGAAAAG gtATCATGAAGTCTTATACATCATTGACACGTGTCAAGCTGTGTCCATGTTCCAACTCTTCTATTCTCCAAATATCCTATCTGTGGGATCTAGCCAGGTCGGAGAAGACTCATTGTCT CACCATGTAGATCCAGCTATTGGCGTTTATGTCATTGATAGATATACATACTACGCTTTGGAATTCCTAGAGAAAGTCTCACCTAACAGCAAGAAAACAATGGCGGACTTT TTTCAAGTTTGCCCACAGCAAGTTTGCCGCTCCACTCCAGGCATAAGGACTGACCTATTCCGTCGAGACATCAAAACAGTTCCTATCACTGACTTCTTCGGAAGCGTACGTAATGTTGAACTGTCATCAACAACTATTGCACTAAGTAATGAGACAGAAACTACAGAAAGAGTCCAATTTCCTGAGAAAGAAGAAGGGCCTAAAGACAAGGAGATAAAACGATTCAGTTTTGTAGAGCAACTACCAGCTGTTGAGAAAAATAGCGAAAAG gGTACATACCATCAAAAGGTTCAGTTCTCCAGTGAGTTTGTGCTTGCCAGCAGTGCACTGCTGGcagttgtcgttgttgttttaTTAAGCCGGATAGCATCATGA
- the LOC139948004 gene encoding GPI-anchor transamidase-like isoform X1, producing MAASIRDVLKAAAFVFVMVSPCATSVEEQNVKGFFKSGHTNNWAVLVCTSRFWFNYRHVANTLSIYRSVKRLGIPDSQIILMLADDMACNARNPRPATVFNNANQHINVYGDDVEVDYRGYEVTVENFIRVLTGRLPPGTPRSKRLMTDDRSNILVYMTGHGGENFLKFQDAEEISNVELAHAFEQMWQKKRYHEVLYIIDTCQAVSMFQLFYSPNILSVGSSQVGEDSLSHHVDPAIGVYVIDRYTYYALEFLEKVSPNSKKTMADFFQVCPQQVCRSTPGIRTDLFRRDIKTVPITDFFGSVRNVELSSTTIALSNETETTERVQFPEKEEGPKDKEIKRFSFVEQLPAVEKNSEKGTYHQKVQFSSEFVLASSALLAVVVVVLLSRIAS from the exons atgGCGGCCTCCATTCGAGATGTTTTGAAAGCCGCAGCTTTCGTGTTTGTAATGGTTTCACCTTGTGCTACCTCTGTAGAG GAGCAAAACGTCAAAGGTTTCTTTAAAAGTGGACATACAAATAATTGGGCTGTATTG GTGTGCACGTCGCGATTCTGGTTCAATTATCGCCATGTTGCAAACACCTTATCCATCTATCGCAGTGTGAAGCGACTCGGTATACCAGACAGTCAAATCATTCTAATGTTAGCTGATGATATGGCTTGCAATGCACGGAACCCAAGACCAG CGACTGTTTTCAACAACGCCAATCAGCATATCAATGTGTATGGGGACGATGTAGAAGTTGACTACAGAGGCTATGAG GTGACTGTGGAAAACTTCATCCGAGTTCTGACTGGACGTCTCCCACCAGGGACCCCTCGTTCCAAACGCTTGATGACGGACGATCGCAGCAACATCCTCGTCTACATGACCGGCCACGGTGGAGAAAACTTCCTGAAATTTCAAGACGCTGAGGAAATCTCCAATGTGGAATTGGCTCATGCGTTTGAGCAAATGTGGCAGAAGAAAAG gtATCATGAAGTCTTATACATCATTGACACGTGTCAAGCTGTGTCCATGTTCCAACTCTTCTATTCTCCAAATATCCTATCTGTGGGATCTAGCCAGGTCGGAGAAGACTCATTGTCT CACCATGTAGATCCAGCTATTGGCGTTTATGTCATTGATAGATATACATACTACGCTTTGGAATTCCTAGAGAAAGTCTCACCTAACAGCAAGAAAACAATGGCGGACTTT TTTCAAGTTTGCCCACAGCAAGTTTGCCGCTCCACTCCAGGCATAAGGACTGACCTATTCCGTCGAGACATCAAAACAGTTCCTATCACTGACTTCTTCGGAAGCGTACGTAATGTTGAACTGTCATCAACAACTATTGCACTAAGTAATGAGACAGAAACTACAGAAAGAGTCCAATTTCCTGAGAAAGAAGAAGGGCCTAAAGACAAGGAGATAAAACGATTCAGTTTTGTAGAGCAACTACCAGCTGTTGAGAAAAATAGCGAAAAG gGTACATACCATCAAAAGGTTCAGTTCTCCAGTGAGTTTGTGCTTGCCAGCAGTGCACTGCTGGcagttgtcgttgttgttttaTTAAGCCGGATAGCATCATGA
- the LOC139948005 gene encoding transcription initiation factor IIB-like, translating into MNRISCPKHPDANLIEDYHAGDMICPQCGLVVVDRCIDVGSEWRTFSNDKANADPSRVGAAENPLLSGGDLSTIIGQPSGSAGFGEDGAAKYQNRKQVSSSDRALISAFREISHMSDRINLPRTILDRTNGLFKQVHEQRSLRGRSNDAIAAACLYIACRQEGVPRTFKEICAVSRVSKKEIGRCFKLILRAIEANVSLINSGDFMSRFCSNLTLPTSVQKAATHVANQAMKLDLVPGRSPISVAAAAIYMASQASSDKRSQKEIGDIAGTAEVTIRQSYKLMYPKALELFPEDFKFATKVEDLPAP; encoded by the exons ATGAATCGAATAAGCTGTCCTAAACATCCTGATGCCAACCTTATCGAGGACTATCATGCCGGAGATATGATCTGCCCACAGTGTGGTCTGGTGGTTGTCGATAG ATGTATTGATGTTGGATCAGAGTGGCGTACATTCAGTAATGACAAAGCCAATGCTGATCCATCACGTGTTGGTGCTGCAGAGAATCCTCTACTCAGCGGAGGAGACCTATCAACCATCATCGGCCAGCCGTCTGGATCGGCAGGGTTTGGAGAAGACGGCGCCGCAAAATACCAAAATAGAAAACAA GTCAGCAGTTCAGACAGAGCCCTCATAAGTGCATTCAGAGAGATATCGCACATGTCGGATCGAATCAATTTACCAAGAACCATACTG GATCGAACCAATGGATTGTTCAAGCAAGTTCATGAGCAGCGCAGCTTGAGGGGACGAAGCAATGATGCCATCGCTGCAGCATGTCTGTACATAGCATGTAGGCAAGAGGGTGTTCCAAGGACATTCAAAG AAATCTGCGCTGTATCCAGAGTCAGTAAGAAAGAGATTGGCCGTTGTTTCAAGCTGATACTGCGTGCAATAGAAGCTAATGTGAGCCTCATCAACAGTGGTGACTTCATG TCTCGCTTTTGCTCCAACCTCACCCTTCCTACATCAGTTCAGAAGGCAGCGACCCATGTTGCTAACCAAGCAATGAAATTGGATCTTGTACCTGG GCGCAGCCCAATCTCGGTTGCTGCTGCTGCAATTTACATGGCATCTCAGGCCTCAAGCGACAAACGCTCTCAAAAAG AAATTGGAGATATTGCCGGTACAGCTGAGGTGACCATTCGACAATCATATAAGTTAATGTATCCAAAGGCATTAGAACTATTTCCAGAGGACTTTAAATTTGCTACTAAAGTGGAGGATTTACCGGCGCCATAA